The following are encoded in a window of Microcaecilia unicolor chromosome 14, aMicUni1.1, whole genome shotgun sequence genomic DNA:
- the LOC115457791 gene encoding dolichyl-diphosphooligosaccharide--protein glycosyltransferase subunit DAD1, translating to MSTSVVSVVSRFLEEYLSSTPQRLKVLDAYLLYILLSGVMQFVYCLLVGTFPFNSFLSGFTSCVGSFVLAVCLRIQINPQNKSDFQSISPERAFADFLFASIILHLVVVNFVG from the exons ATGTCGACGTCGGTGGTGTCGGTGGTGTCGCGCTTCCTGGAGGAATACCTGAGCTCCACGCCGCAGCGGCTGAAGGTGCTGGACGCCTACCTGCTCTACATCCTGTTGAGCGGCGTCATGCAGTTCGTGTACTGCCTGCTGGTGGGCACCTTCCCCTTCAACTCCTTCCTGTCGGGCTTCACCTCCTGCGTGGGCTCCTTCGTCCTGGCCG TGTGCCTGAGGATTCAAATAAACCCACAGAACAAGAGCGACTTTCAGAGCATCTCTCCTGAGAGGGCCTTTGCCGACTTCCTCTTCGCCAGCATCATCCTTCATCTTGTCGTCGTCAACTTCGTTGGTTGA